In Strix uralensis isolate ZFMK-TIS-50842 chromosome 10, bStrUra1, whole genome shotgun sequence, a single window of DNA contains:
- the TKT gene encoding transketolase, translated as MEDYHKPDQQTLQALKDTANRLRISSIKATTAAGSGHPTSCCSAAEIMSVLFFHTMRYKVQDPRNASNDRFVLSKGHAAPILYSVWAEAGFLQEAELLNLRKIDSVLEGHPVPRQAFTDVATGSLGQGLGAACGMAYTGKFFDRASYRVYCLLGDGELSEGSVWEAMAFAGFYKLDNLVAIFDVNRLGQSDPAPLQHHVEIYQKRCEAFGWHAIIVDGHSVEELCKAFGQAKHQPTAIIAKTFKGKGISGVEDKESWHGKPLPKNMAEQVIQEIDDKIQNKKKLSPALPEEDAPLVNIRNIKMPSPPTYKVGEKWATRKAYGVALAKLGHANDRVIALDGDTKNSTFSELFKKEHPSRYIECYIAEQNMVSVAVGCATRDRTVAFASTFATFFTRAFDQIRMAAISESNINLCGSHCGVSIGEDGPSQMGLEDLCMFRAVPNATVFYPSDAVATEKAVEIAANTKGICFIRTSRPENPVIYSNNEDFHIGQAKVVVKSKDDQVTVIGAGVTLHEALAAAEQLRKEKIFIRVIDPFTIKPLDKKTILENARVTKGRIITVEDHYHEGGIGEAVCAAVVGEPGITVHRLAVSHVPRSGKSAELLKMFGIDKDAIVQAVKVAVSKSRNAE; from the exons ATGGAGGATTACCACAAGCCCGACCAGCAGACCCTGCAGGCCCTGAAGGACACAGCCAACCGGCTCCGCATCAGCTCCATCAAGGCCACGACCGCGGCCGGCTCCGG CCACCCTACGTCATGTTGCAGTGCAGCAGAGATTATGTCTGTGCTGTTTTTCCATACCATGAGGTACAAAGTGCAAGATCCCAGAAACGCCAGCAACGACCGGTTTGTTCTTTCAAAG GGTCACGCAGCACCAATTTTATATTCTGTTTGGGCAGAGGCAGGCTTTCTACAAGAAGCAGAATTACTGAACTTGAGGAAAATTGATTCTGTCTTAGAAGGACACCCAGTACCA AGACAAGCATTCACTGATGTGGCTACTGGATCCCTTGGTCAGGGTCTTGGTGCTGCATGTGGAATGGCATACACTGGCAAATTCTTTGACAGAGCCAG CTATCGAGTATATTGTCTGCTTGGAGATGGGGAGTTATCTGAAGGCTCTGTTTGGGAGGCAATGGCCTTTGCTGGGTTTTACAAGCTTGATAATCTCGTTGCTATATTTGATGTTAACCGCCTTGGACAAAGCGACCCTGCCCCTCTGCAACATCATGTCGAAATTTACCAGAAACGCTGCGAGGCCTTTGG CTGGCACGCTATCATCGTTGATGGACACAGTGTGGAGGAACTTTGCAAAGCCTTTGGCCAGGCCAAACATCAGCCAACAGCTATCATTGCAAAGACTTTTAAAGGCAAAGGCATATCAG GTGTTGAAGATAAGGAAAGCTGGCATGGAAAGCCCCTCCCAAAAAACATGGCTGAACAAGTCATTCAGGAAATAGATGACAAaatccaaaataagaaaaagctttCTCCAGCCCTCCCAGAAGAAGATGCACCTTTAGTAAATATTAGAAACATTAAGATGCCATCTCCACCAACTTACAAAGTGGGAGAAAAG tGGGCTACCCGCAAAGCTTACGGTGTTGCACTTGCAAAACTGGGCCATGCTAATGATCGAGTGATTGCTTTGGATGGAGACACCAAGAACTCCACCTTCTCAGAGCTTTTTAAGAAAGAACATCCCAGTCGCTACATTGAATGCTACATTGCTGAACAGAACATG GTGAGCGTTGCAGTTGGTTGTGCCACTCGTGACAGAACTGTTGCTTTTGCCAGCACCTTTGCTACCTTCTTCACACGGGCGTTTGACCAGATCCGTATGGCTGCCATCTCCGAGAGTAACATCAATCTCTGTGGGTCGCACTGCGGTGTGTCTATTG GTGAGGATGGGCCATCTCAGATGGGACTGGAGGATCTGTGCATGTTCCGGGCTGTTCCCAATGCCACTGTGTTTTACCCTAGTGATGCTGTAGCCACTGAAAAAGCAGTGGAAATAGCTGCCAACACCAAG GGCATTTGTTTCATAAGAACTAGTCGTCCTGAAAATCCTGTCATTTACAGCAACAACGAGGACTTCCATATTGGACAGGCAAAG GTGGTTGTGAAGAGTAAGGATGACCAGGTGACTGTGATTGGAGCAGGAGTCACTCTGCACGAggctctggctgcagcagagcaacTGAGAAAAG aaaaaatcTTCATCCGTGTGATTGATCCCTTCACTATAAAGCCCCTGGATAAGAAGACAATACTTGAAAATGCAAGAGTGACCAAGGGCAGAATCATCACTGTTGAGGACCATTACCATGAAG